From the Misgurnus anguillicaudatus chromosome 17, ASM2758022v2, whole genome shotgun sequence genome, one window contains:
- the LOC129451503 gene encoding uncharacterized protein, protein MKKKEISVIFPGFIMILTLTGSVVGGGNVGSRKPSCNRANFDADIYEKCVLPFNRSMAAVDYQLKCPWPTTRQYYVKLYLCMENLANITSCSFVHSTHEVLLKIHQVYYLLCTHMMDPDWHLLVLYILPCIILTFIIPVFFHKFKLYENTLPKYD, encoded by the exons ATGAAGAAGAAAGAGATCTCTGTGATTTTTCCCGGTTTCATCATGATTTTAACATTAACAG GATCGGTAGTGGGAGGAGGAAATGTCGGAAGTAGAAAACCGTCATGCAATAGAGCAAACTTTGATGCTGACATTTATGAAAAATGTGTTCTCCCATTTAATCGATCCATGGCGGCAGTTGACTACCAACTCAAATGCCCATGGCCAACCACAAGACA GTACTACGTCAAGCTGTATTTGTGCATGGAAAACTTGGCTAACATCACATCCTGCTCATTTGTTCATTCCACACATGAGGTCTTGCTGAAAATCCACCAGGTCTATTACTTGCTATGCACACATATGATGGATCCAGACTGGCACCTCCTAGTACTGTATATTTTGCCCTGCATCATCCTCACTTTTATAATACCAGTCTTCTTCCACAAATTCAAACTGTATGAAAATACCTTGCCGAAGTATGACTGA